A window from Borrelia sp. P9F1 encodes these proteins:
- a CDS encoding HU family DNA-binding protein: MSFSRRPKITKSDIVDLIDLNIKTNGGKIEKKYVKLVVDAFFEELKNRLCLNSVVEFRSFGTFEVRKRKGRQNARNPQTGEYVRVDDHHVAYFRPGKDLKERVWGIKG; the protein is encoded by the coding sequence ATGTCTTTTTCAAGAAGGCCCAAGATCACTAAGTCGGATATTGTTGACTTGATAGATTTAAATATTAAGACTAATGGTGGTAAGATAGAAAAAAAGTATGTGAAGCTTGTGGTTGATGCTTTTTTTGAGGAGCTTAAGAATAGGCTTTGCCTCAATAGTGTTGTGGAGTTTAGGTCTTTTGGTACGTTCGAGGTTAGGAAGAGGAAAGGGCGGCAGAATGCTCGTAATCCTCAGACTGGGGAGTATGTTAGGGTTGATGATCACCATGTGGCTTATTTTCGGCCAGGGAAAGACTTAAAAGAACGAGTTTGGGGAATTAAGGGATAG
- a CDS encoding polymer-forming cytoskeletal protein: MSPDVRDDYKWDCRLDASLIFRGKLKFEGALYLDSSFEGEIFSERGVLFIGRNGKVVTDVVTCGTLIVEGILKGNVNAGSKVYLNSGCKIYGDIKTKKIFINDNIVFDGKCEMVKSNESIDLFAFTVSQIKDTFQ, from the coding sequence ATGTCTCCTGATGTTAGAGATGATTACAAGTGGGATTGCAGGCTAGATGCGAGTTTGATTTTTAGAGGAAAGTTAAAATTCGAGGGTGCCTTGTACCTTGATTCTTCTTTTGAGGGTGAGATATTTTCAGAAAGAGGGGTTCTTTTTATAGGGAGAAACGGTAAGGTCGTTACTGACGTGGTGACTTGTGGTACTTTGATCGTTGAGGGGATTTTGAAGGGAAATGTGAATGCTGGTAGTAAGGTTTATTTAAATAGTGGTTGTAAGATATACGGCGATATTAAGACAAAAAAGATATTTATTAATGATAACATAGTTTTTGATGGTAAGTGTGAAATGGTTAAGTCTAATGAGAGCATAGATTTGTTTGCTTTTACGGTTTCACAGATAAAAGATACTTTTCAATGA
- the lnt gene encoding apolipoprotein N-acyltransferase produces MKTRYFYLALFSSLLTTLAIPNEIKDTGYSVIGLFAYVPLFIALIQMEDKKKIIILTIFYFLVANSLQNFWLAFFHSFGLFTFLGAVIGYMPYSLALGYLLYYSLKAFKSKTLTLAILFTLYDYSKSVGFSAYPWGFSAFMVNNFNELIQVADVFGVFFVSFVVYFFNAGLATLFIKQTKTNTLSTILSIVLVGTSFAYGFIKKIEINPMLDKEIDALNISAIQLNIDPWLPGNYKESIKRSISLTKEALKENPDTELVLWSEGVLTLPFNSYKDYVHYNPELLKLYDSINELITESKSHFVIGSPSNIDLRSRTHKNSVYAIKPNLDIANIYSKIFLVPFAEKVPFHGYEFVREFFLKNFGISGQTSGDKIEIFKLKKFRLALLICYDDAFTDLARTYKKQGANLLLNFSNDSWSNTNSSEWQHFVVAKFRSIENGIKTVRATNSGITTVINEYGENTRNLETFKEGHLTSEIKLPPRLTTIYEHIGDSFIYILAIMLAIMILKSYLIEDKTHLSPSFKKPKV; encoded by the coding sequence ATGAAAACAAGATACTTTTACTTAGCCCTATTCTCAAGCCTTCTTACAACTTTAGCAATTCCAAACGAAATAAAAGATACAGGATATTCAGTTATTGGTCTTTTCGCTTATGTGCCGCTTTTCATTGCATTAATTCAAATGGAAGACAAAAAAAAAATAATTATTCTAACCATCTTTTATTTTTTAGTGGCTAATAGCCTGCAAAATTTTTGGCTTGCATTCTTCCATTCATTCGGTCTGTTTACATTCTTGGGAGCGGTAATAGGATACATGCCCTACTCTTTAGCGTTAGGTTACCTTCTATATTACTCCCTAAAAGCTTTTAAGAGTAAAACATTAACCCTAGCCATACTTTTTACACTTTACGACTACTCAAAATCAGTTGGATTTTCTGCATATCCTTGGGGATTTTCTGCATTCATGGTAAATAACTTTAATGAGTTAATACAAGTAGCTGATGTTTTCGGAGTATTTTTTGTATCATTTGTTGTTTATTTTTTCAATGCAGGTCTTGCAACCCTTTTTATCAAACAAACTAAAACAAATACATTAAGCACTATACTCTCCATTGTGTTAGTAGGCACATCTTTTGCTTACGGATTTATTAAAAAAATAGAAATAAACCCAATGCTAGATAAAGAAATAGATGCACTAAATATTTCAGCAATTCAACTCAACATTGATCCCTGGTTACCTGGAAACTACAAGGAAAGCATTAAAAGATCCATTAGTCTTACCAAAGAAGCCTTAAAAGAAAACCCAGATACAGAACTTGTACTCTGGAGCGAAGGGGTGCTAACCCTTCCATTTAATTCCTACAAAGACTATGTACACTATAACCCAGAACTACTCAAATTGTACGATTCAATAAATGAACTAATAACAGAGAGCAAATCTCATTTTGTTATCGGCTCACCCTCAAACATAGATCTAAGATCAAGAACACATAAAAATTCGGTCTATGCAATAAAACCTAACCTCGATATAGCAAACATATATTCCAAGATATTTTTAGTTCCATTTGCAGAAAAAGTACCGTTTCACGGCTACGAATTCGTAAGAGAATTTTTTCTTAAAAATTTCGGAATCTCGGGACAAACTAGCGGAGACAAGATTGAAATCTTTAAATTGAAAAAATTCCGATTGGCTCTTTTAATATGTTACGATGACGCATTCACCGACCTTGCAAGAACTTATAAAAAACAAGGCGCGAATCTACTCCTGAACTTCTCAAACGATTCCTGGTCAAACACAAACTCATCAGAATGGCAACATTTCGTAGTAGCGAAATTTAGGAGCATAGAAAACGGGATCAAAACCGTCAGAGCAACAAACTCTGGGATAACCACGGTAATCAACGAGTACGGAGAAAACACAAGAAACCTAGAAACATTCAAAGAGGGACACCTAACTTCCGAAATCAAACTACCCCCAAGGCTCACAACGATTTACGAACACATTGGAGACTCTTTCATATATATCCTAGCAATAATGCTTGCAATAATGATACTCAAATCCTACCTTATTGAAGACAAAACCCACCTATCCCCATCTTTTAAAAAGCCCAAGGTCTGA
- a CDS encoding deoxynucleoside kinase, giving the protein MIIIEGLIGAGKTTLGGILSRELNIPFYSELNNEFTLSILDKFYKDKARWAFPVQINFLNERFKLIKSIFKTKGGILDRSIYGDRVFASFLNEGLYISDEEYKIYIDLLYSMLEHSQMPTLMVYLDCSVDEAERRIKNRNRSFEMRISREYLDNLNDKYLSWYDDYDLSPKLRLEYDSINIFDEEHKNNLVSLIKEKLVI; this is encoded by the coding sequence GTGATCATAATTGAGGGTTTAATTGGGGCGGGGAAGACTACCCTTGGAGGTATTTTATCTAGGGAGCTTAATATTCCTTTTTATAGTGAGTTGAATAATGAATTCACACTATCAATTTTAGATAAATTTTATAAGGATAAGGCTAGATGGGCTTTTCCAGTTCAGATTAATTTCTTAAATGAAAGATTTAAGCTAATAAAGTCCATATTTAAAACCAAAGGAGGCATACTTGATAGATCCATTTATGGTGATCGTGTTTTTGCTTCCTTTTTAAATGAAGGGCTATACATTTCCGATGAAGAGTATAAAATATACATTGATTTACTCTATAGTATGTTAGAACATTCTCAGATGCCTACATTGATGGTATACCTTGATTGTAGTGTTGATGAAGCTGAACGGCGAATTAAGAATAGGAATAGAAGTTTTGAGATGAGAATTTCCAGAGAATACCTTGATAATCTTAATGATAAGTATTTGAGTTGGTACGATGATTATGATTTATCTCCCAAATTGAGGCTTGAGTATGATAGTATCAACATTTTTGACGAGGAGCATAAAAACAATCTTGTTTCTTTGATTAAAGAGAAACTTGTAATATAA
- a CDS encoding MIP/aquaporin family protein — MVYTRSKEFASEFLGTFILLALGTGSVAMTVLFPSNPAVIGEVIKGGYTNIVFGWGLGVTFGVYTAARVSGAHLNPAVSIGLAVTGRFPISKLFHYITAQMLGAFFGALMTLIVFYPKWIEIDPAFETTQGIMSTFPAVTGFMPGFIDQIFGTFLLMFLVLIVGQFVKEGAGNPFFPFIIGAIVLAIGISFGGMNGYAINPARDLGPRLLLLVAGFKNHGLGDIHVSLIPVLGPIIGAILGAMVYGFALEEKEKY, encoded by the coding sequence ATGGTTTATACACGCTCTAAAGAGTTTGCTTCAGAATTCTTAGGGACATTCATTCTCTTAGCACTTGGAACAGGTTCTGTAGCTATGACAGTCCTATTCCCATCAAACCCAGCTGTAATAGGGGAAGTGATAAAGGGAGGCTATACAAATATAGTGTTTGGATGGGGATTAGGTGTAACTTTTGGGGTTTACACAGCTGCAAGAGTTAGTGGAGCGCATTTAAATCCTGCTGTTAGCATTGGGTTAGCTGTCACCGGAAGATTTCCGATATCAAAACTATTCCACTATATAACAGCACAAATGCTTGGGGCTTTTTTTGGAGCTTTAATGACACTAATTGTGTTTTATCCGAAATGGATAGAAATAGACCCTGCATTTGAAACTACTCAAGGCATTATGTCTACTTTTCCTGCTGTTACTGGTTTTATGCCTGGTTTTATTGACCAAATATTTGGAACATTTTTACTTATGTTTCTAGTTTTGATTGTCGGACAATTTGTAAAGGAAGGTGCTGGGAACCCATTCTTTCCGTTTATTATTGGGGCGATAGTGTTAGCTATTGGAATAAGCTTTGGAGGAATGAATGGTTATGCCATTAACCCAGCAAGAGATTTAGGACCAAGATTACTGCTTTTAGTGGCAGGTTTTAAAAACCACGGTCTTGGTGATATTCATGTATCACTCATTCCCGTTTTGGGTCCAATAATTGGTGCAATTCTGGGTGCTATGGTTTATGGGTTTGCTTTAGAAGAAAAAGAAAAATACTAG
- a CDS encoding tetratricopeptide repeat protein, giving the protein MLFFNVIILLVGSTFLLNSQGIVTNKDAQEEFKWALTSYNSGFYDDALLSLKKVLSFDPNNPDYHFWTGNVYYRLGYIEEALMEWRNLEAQGYKVAYLRQLVSTIEQRRGVFLEHELGIERLIRVASLDNSIYGRPHGYQITSLKADQYGGYYAVNFVGNEILHFDANNNIGVLVKDGVNHLKSPYDLVELNGLLYVTLYSRDEIGIYDKTMGVKRGSIGKKGTGIGELLAPQYMAIDDRNYIYVSEWGNKRVSKFDPEGNFILHFGAKTVGFMGLLGPTGVTYLNGNIYVADALKGSIEVFDTSGNHLYTAQTSIEGIEGLSSDIVDNSIIISSKYGVYKYNVLAKTFAKLLKADRIDSKISSSIIDVNNQIIVSDFNNAKISIYKSDVSIYGSLNVDVRRVIRDENSKIYVELNVSSRNGLPVVGLKSENFAIANEEYYIVSPKVSYDVNISNKMDIAVVFDKSSGMKNYEAEQIMGVNTLIKNKKNKKFSFVNATSVPLIDNIDSLLSTINKANSLGSYDSTYVKTDVSLKLAGSELMSRSAKKAVLYFNNGALGRSAFDTYSVDTILNYYKNNDVRFYLILFGNNPIDSKLQYLVDETGGAVVPFSSYEGVSKVCDLVMKQRTGTYLLEYNYPGTQEPSGYLNLSVEVNFNQQTGRGEFAYFVN; this is encoded by the coding sequence ATGTTGTTTTTTAATGTGATTATTTTGCTTGTTGGGAGCACGTTCCTTTTAAATTCTCAGGGAATAGTTACAAACAAAGATGCGCAGGAAGAGTTTAAGTGGGCTCTTACTTCCTATAATAGCGGATTTTATGATGATGCTTTGTTATCCCTTAAAAAGGTTTTAAGTTTTGATCCTAATAATCCGGATTATCATTTTTGGACGGGTAATGTTTATTATAGATTAGGGTACATTGAAGAAGCTTTGATGGAATGGAGAAATTTGGAGGCTCAGGGGTATAAGGTTGCTTATCTTAGGCAGCTGGTTTCTACAATTGAGCAAAGAAGGGGTGTATTTTTAGAGCACGAGCTTGGTATTGAAAGACTTATTAGGGTAGCTTCTCTTGACAACTCTATTTATGGGCGACCACATGGTTATCAAATTACGTCTTTGAAAGCAGATCAGTATGGCGGATATTATGCTGTTAACTTTGTAGGGAATGAAATACTTCATTTTGATGCTAATAATAACATTGGTGTTTTGGTTAAGGATGGTGTTAATCATTTAAAGTCTCCTTATGATTTGGTTGAACTTAATGGCTTGCTTTACGTTACTCTTTACTCAAGAGATGAGATTGGTATATATGACAAAACGATGGGGGTTAAAAGAGGTTCTATTGGAAAGAAGGGAACAGGGATTGGCGAGTTGCTTGCTCCTCAATATATGGCTATTGATGATAGAAATTATATTTATGTAAGTGAGTGGGGGAATAAGCGAGTAAGTAAATTTGATCCTGAGGGTAATTTTATTCTACATTTTGGTGCCAAGACAGTGGGTTTTATGGGACTTTTGGGGCCTACAGGCGTTACATATTTGAATGGGAACATTTATGTTGCCGATGCGCTTAAGGGTTCTATTGAGGTTTTCGATACCAGTGGCAATCATCTGTATACTGCTCAAACCTCTATTGAAGGCATAGAAGGACTTAGTAGTGACATTGTGGACAACAGTATCATTATATCTTCAAAATATGGCGTTTATAAATATAATGTTTTAGCTAAGACGTTTGCTAAGCTTTTAAAAGCAGATAGAATCGATTCAAAAATTTCATCTTCGATTATTGATGTCAATAATCAAATTATTGTTTCAGATTTCAATAATGCTAAAATTTCGATTTATAAAAGTGATGTTAGTATCTATGGCAGTCTAAATGTTGATGTGAGGCGAGTAATTAGAGATGAGAATTCTAAGATTTATGTTGAACTTAATGTTAGCAGTAGAAATGGATTACCGGTTGTAGGACTTAAGAGTGAAAATTTTGCGATTGCTAATGAGGAATACTATATTGTAAGCCCTAAAGTTTCTTATGACGTTAATATTTCTAATAAAATGGATATTGCAGTTGTGTTTGATAAATCTTCGGGTATGAAAAATTATGAAGCAGAGCAGATTATGGGTGTAAATACTCTTATAAAGAACAAAAAGAATAAGAAGTTTAGTTTTGTAAATGCAACAAGTGTGCCCTTAATAGATAATATTGATAGCTTGTTAAGCACCATTAATAAGGCGAATTCTCTTGGGTCTTATGATTCAACTTACGTAAAGACAGATGTGAGCTTAAAGCTAGCAGGTTCTGAGCTTATGTCGAGGAGCGCAAAAAAGGCCGTTCTTTATTTTAATAATGGAGCCTTAGGTCGTTCTGCTTTTGATACATATTCTGTAGACACTATTTTAAATTATTATAAAAATAATGATGTTAGATTTTATTTGATATTGTTTGGAAATAACCCCATTGATTCTAAATTGCAATATTTGGTAGATGAAACTGGAGGAGCCGTGGTTCCTTTTTCATCTTATGAGGGAGTGTCTAAGGTTTGCGATTTGGTGATGAAACAGAGGACGGGAACTTATTTGCTTGAATACAATTATCCAGGCACCCAGGAGCCTAGTGGATATTTAAATTTATCGGTTGAGGTCAATTTTAATCAGCAGACAGGTAGGGGAGAATTTGCGTATTTTGTTAATTAG
- the rpsT gene encoding 30S ribosomal protein S20, whose protein sequence is MGNNPSALKRVRQNLKRNLRNSSVRSELKTVEKRCVGILRAGRREEALEFFRFVSKKLDTAARKGIIHKNKAARKKSSLSVLLLK, encoded by the coding sequence TTGGGAAATAATCCATCGGCATTAAAGAGAGTGCGGCAGAATTTGAAGAGGAATTTAAGAAATTCAAGTGTCAGGAGCGAGTTGAAGACGGTAGAGAAGCGTTGTGTTGGGATATTGAGGGCGGGGAGGCGTGAGGAGGCTTTGGAATTTTTTAGGTTTGTGTCAAAGAAGTTAGACACTGCTGCTAGGAAAGGGATTATTCATAAGAATAAAGCTGCCCGTAAGAAATCGAGTTTGAGTGTTTTGCTTTTAAAGTAA
- a CDS encoding insulinase family protein yields MKRKKKFELISKTYLEEYDAEGCYFRHESGLEIFELKNDSFKENAFGIAFKTIPMDNTGVAHILEHAVFCGSGKYRIKDPFLYLMKGSLNTFLNAMTFPDKTLYPAASTIQKDYFNLFKVYADAVFNPLLKKEAFMQEGYNINPNHFKLSGIVLNEMKGVYSSKNSLISEVSTNSLFCEGTYQYDSGGNPVDIIDLTYEEFIQFYKRHYTLNNCKIFLFGNIETDTNLDFIEKYIIRPYKAEKLNIAYDIEKTKRWKQSKSLNYLIPRENENTLGVYTINWLCADIQDIKESVGLVILSEILLDDSCQFIINMLKSKIGDGIDDISGINTDIRECIFSFGLQNVIPGKAEEFKNMVFNELKNLVKVKIPKELIQGVLFGYEFALKEEKGQGLAISLMIKSLKGWMHGMHPSDTLKINCHLDEIKSKLEKGELYFEYLIEKYLINNNHYTLINFTPSDCTIKEMEEKIEEKLMDVEIKIKKDPEKLAEFTKDYNQFKDYQRKGDLKSDISKLPMLRIEDLPKEVERSLNLNEIPELKTHTFELKNNNNIFNVYLFFRLDFLEKEDFILLSLFRRAIQDLSTKNYSYVDLNNKIQNTLGHLNIYESYEEDIDGNIVNLFNVNFKSFNNKIKESFVLIREILTNINFNDYNRLKEVVLNLKNDFKSILIPKGHTFAITRSESKLSLNNYLRELQMGVTGREFWQKVKTDAESLKELACNLEKIKNKIILKNSFSSLIIGDTNDVIKALESELFILRESLIEKSYTSALATIKSLKEPLKEIIIIPSKISFNCMSFISYKITDEEYPKISFLAHILKSGIFWEKIRVMGGAYGTFVSITNGIFSFASYRDPNFVKTYQAFEKSLEELANNNKIKNEDLYTYLVGVIGLSTNVKTKSREVLESYKRKLLNINDELRQNIRNSYFKITAKDIRNTSEQVLSQLRQKNSMTSLVNNETYENEKQKLESLIGTRYKIRKIH; encoded by the coding sequence ATGAAGAGAAAAAAAAAATTCGAATTAATCTCAAAGACATATCTAGAAGAATATGATGCTGAAGGTTGTTATTTTCGGCATGAAAGTGGCCTAGAAATATTTGAACTTAAAAACGATTCATTTAAAGAAAATGCCTTTGGCATAGCATTCAAGACAATTCCTATGGACAATACTGGAGTTGCTCATATTTTGGAACACGCCGTTTTTTGCGGTTCAGGAAAGTATAGGATAAAAGATCCTTTTCTTTATTTAATGAAAGGAAGCTTGAATACTTTCTTAAATGCAATGACGTTTCCAGATAAAACCTTATACCCAGCAGCTTCTACAATACAGAAGGACTATTTTAACTTGTTTAAGGTATATGCTGACGCTGTTTTTAATCCATTACTTAAAAAAGAAGCCTTTATGCAAGAAGGGTACAATATTAACCCCAATCACTTTAAATTATCTGGAATTGTTTTAAATGAAATGAAGGGTGTCTATTCTAGTAAAAATTCTTTGATTAGTGAAGTTTCCACTAATTCTTTATTTTGTGAAGGAACTTATCAATATGACTCTGGAGGCAATCCAGTTGATATTATTGACCTTACATATGAGGAGTTTATTCAATTTTATAAAAGACACTACACGCTCAATAATTGTAAAATATTTTTATTTGGAAATATCGAAACTGATACAAACCTTGATTTTATTGAAAAATACATAATAAGACCCTACAAAGCAGAAAAATTAAACATTGCCTATGATATAGAAAAAACAAAAAGATGGAAACAGAGCAAATCATTAAATTATCTCATTCCAAGAGAAAATGAAAATACACTCGGAGTATATACAATCAATTGGTTATGTGCCGATATTCAAGACATAAAAGAGAGTGTTGGTCTTGTAATTTTATCAGAAATTCTTTTAGACGATTCTTGTCAATTCATTATAAACATGTTGAAAAGTAAAATTGGAGACGGTATAGATGACATTAGTGGTATCAATACAGACATAAGGGAATGTATATTCTCGTTTGGATTGCAAAATGTAATTCCGGGCAAAGCGGAAGAATTTAAGAATATGGTTTTCAATGAACTTAAAAATCTTGTTAAAGTAAAGATTCCAAAAGAGCTGATACAGGGTGTTCTTTTCGGTTACGAATTTGCACTAAAAGAGGAAAAAGGACAAGGACTGGCTATATCATTAATGATCAAAAGCCTTAAAGGTTGGATGCATGGCATGCATCCTTCTGACACTTTAAAAATTAATTGTCATTTGGATGAAATTAAAAGCAAACTAGAAAAGGGAGAACTTTATTTTGAATACCTAATAGAGAAATACCTAATAAACAACAACCATTACACATTAATCAACTTCACACCATCTGATTGTACTATTAAGGAAATGGAAGAAAAGATAGAAGAGAAATTAATGGATGTAGAGATCAAAATTAAGAAGGACCCCGAAAAACTTGCAGAGTTCACGAAAGACTATAATCAATTTAAAGATTATCAAAGAAAAGGAGATCTTAAGTCTGACATTAGTAAACTTCCAATGCTTAGGATAGAAGATTTACCAAAAGAAGTTGAACGAAGCTTAAATCTTAACGAAATCCCAGAACTTAAGACACACACATTTGAATTAAAAAATAACAACAACATTTTTAATGTATATTTATTTTTTAGATTAGATTTTTTAGAAAAAGAAGATTTTATACTTCTTTCCTTGTTCAGAAGAGCTATTCAAGATTTGTCCACTAAAAATTATTCTTATGTAGATCTAAATAACAAAATTCAAAATACTCTGGGACATTTAAACATATACGAAAGTTACGAGGAAGACATTGATGGGAATATTGTAAATTTGTTTAACGTAAACTTTAAATCATTTAATAACAAAATTAAAGAGTCATTTGTACTGATCAGAGAAATTTTAACTAATATAAATTTTAATGATTACAATAGATTAAAAGAGGTGGTCTTAAATCTTAAGAATGATTTTAAATCGATTTTAATCCCTAAAGGACATACTTTTGCAATAACGCGATCAGAATCAAAGCTAAGCTTGAACAACTACTTAAGAGAACTTCAAATGGGAGTTACGGGCAGGGAGTTTTGGCAGAAAGTTAAAACAGATGCAGAATCGCTGAAAGAACTTGCCTGTAATTTAGAAAAGATAAAAAATAAGATAATTTTAAAAAATAGTTTTTCATCTCTGATTATAGGAGATACCAATGACGTGATTAAAGCTCTGGAAAGCGAATTGTTTATACTGAGAGAAAGTTTAATTGAAAAAAGCTACACAAGTGCATTAGCTACAATAAAATCATTAAAGGAACCACTAAAGGAAATAATTATTATTCCGTCAAAAATATCTTTTAATTGCATGAGCTTCATAAGCTATAAAATCACAGATGAAGAATATCCAAAAATAAGCTTCCTAGCTCACATATTAAAAAGCGGAATTTTTTGGGAAAAAATAAGGGTTATGGGTGGAGCATATGGAACGTTTGTGTCTATTACAAACGGAATATTTTCTTTTGCATCGTATAGAGACCCAAACTTTGTGAAAACGTATCAGGCCTTTGAAAAATCATTAGAAGAATTAGCCAATAACAATAAAATAAAAAATGAAGATCTCTACACTTACTTAGTAGGAGTAATCGGCCTTAGCACCAATGTAAAAACAAAATCCAGAGAAGTACTTGAGAGTTACAAGAGAAAGCTATTAAACATTAACGACGAGCTGAGACAAAACATCAGGAATTCTTACTTCAAAATAACGGCCAAAGATATCAGGAACACATCTGAACAAGTGTTAAGCCAGCTAAGGCAAAAGAACAGCATGACATCACTTGTTAATAATGAAACCTATGAAAACGAGAAACAAAAGCTGGAATCTCTAATCGGAACTAGATACAAAATAAGAAAGATACACTAA
- the ychF gene encoding redox-regulated ATPase YchF, with protein sequence MSLNVGIVGLPNVGKSTLFSSLTSSKAGVANYPFCTIEPNVGMVPIPDERLEKIVDLIVPEKKVPAVMEFVDIAGLVRGASRGEGLGNKFLANIREVSIIVHVVRCFEDREIIHVNGDIDPRRDIGTINTELCLADLATVQKSILKNEKNTKGADKKVCENSKRVILMLKRLKKHLMDVRPAIEVEFDEFENEYVKSLNLLTIKKVIYVCNVDENSLCGNKYTDIVKNIALREGNDYLILCAKIEAELVEIDDLDARKEMLISLGIEDSGLNNLIKKTYYALGLRTYFTAGVQEVRAWTFIDGMKAPEAAGIIHSDFQRGFIKAEVYSFDDLVEFQNVQNLKEKGKIRLEGKDYLVRDGDIIFFKFNV encoded by the coding sequence ATGTCACTTAATGTGGGGATAGTGGGATTGCCTAATGTGGGCAAGTCTACTCTGTTTTCATCTTTAACATCATCAAAAGCGGGAGTAGCTAATTATCCTTTTTGTACTATTGAGCCAAATGTAGGCATGGTACCAATACCTGATGAGAGACTTGAAAAAATTGTAGATTTGATTGTTCCTGAAAAAAAAGTGCCCGCTGTGATGGAGTTTGTTGATATTGCAGGTCTTGTTAGAGGAGCTTCTAGGGGCGAGGGACTTGGTAATAAATTTTTAGCTAATATTCGTGAAGTTTCGATTATTGTGCATGTTGTTAGATGTTTTGAAGATAGAGAAATTATTCATGTCAATGGGGATATAGATCCGAGAAGAGATATAGGCACAATTAATACAGAACTTTGTCTTGCAGATCTTGCCACTGTACAAAAGAGTATTTTAAAGAATGAAAAGAACACAAAGGGTGCCGATAAGAAGGTTTGTGAAAACTCAAAGAGAGTTATTTTAATGCTTAAGAGGCTTAAAAAGCATTTAATGGATGTTAGGCCGGCAATTGAAGTTGAGTTTGATGAGTTTGAAAATGAGTACGTTAAATCTTTAAATCTTTTGACTATCAAGAAGGTTATATATGTGTGCAATGTTGATGAAAATTCTCTTTGTGGTAATAAATACACAGATATTGTGAAGAATATTGCTTTAAGGGAAGGTAATGATTATTTGATTTTGTGTGCAAAGATTGAAGCTGAGCTTGTTGAAATTGATGATTTGGATGCTAGAAAAGAAATGCTTATTTCTCTTGGGATAGAGGATAGTGGGTTGAACAATTTAATAAAGAAAACTTATTATGCCCTAGGACTTAGAACTTATTTTACTGCAGGTGTGCAAGAAGTTAGAGCTTGGACTTTTATTGATGGAATGAAAGCTCCAGAAGCTGCTGGCATAATACACAGTGATTTTCAGAGAGGTTTCATTAAGGCGGAAGTATATTCATTTGATGATTTAGTTGAATTTCAAAATGTGCAAAATTTAAAGGAGAAGGGAAAGATTAGGCTTGAGGGAAAAGATTATTTGGTAAGGGATGGCGATATAATTTTCTTTAAATTTAATGTTTGA
- a CDS encoding type B 50S ribosomal protein L31: MKKNIHPKSGLVVFRDGSNDVMFLTRSTLISKETVKYSDGNEYPLITVEITSKSHPFYTGQQKFVDAAGRIDRFNKKYKKA, translated from the coding sequence ATGAAAAAGAATATACATCCTAAGAGTGGTTTGGTGGTGTTTAGGGATGGGTCTAATGATGTCATGTTTTTGACTAGATCTACTTTGATTTCAAAGGAGACGGTCAAGTATAGCGATGGGAATGAGTATCCTTTGATCACTGTTGAGATTACAAGCAAATCTCACCCTTTTTACACGGGGCAGCAGAAATTTGTTGATGCAGCAGGTAGAATCGATAGATTCAACAAGAAATATAAAAAAGCTTAG